The DNA sequence GTCGCCCGTAGAAGGCGCCGTCCGATCGGCCCACGGCTGTGCCGTCCTCGAACTTCAGCACCTGGATTCGCCCCGCCATGCCTGCGTGCTCCTCGACGTCGGTCGGCATCACTTGGAACTCGACGTTCGGCAACTGGGCCACCTCCAGTACGCGTTCGAGCTGTCGGCGCAAGACCATTGTCCCTCCGATGGGGCGCGCGAGCGTGACCGCTTCTTGGACGAAGCTGAGCGTCGGAGCGGGAGACCGATCGAAGATCGACTGGCGTGCCATCCGGGCCGCCAACATGCGTTCCGTCTCGTCCGGCGTGTAGACGGGCCGCCATGTGCGGAACAGGGCCCGTGTGTACTCCGGTGTCTGCAGCAGCCCGTGGACGTTGTGGTTGTTGTACGTACTGATCTCGACGGCCCGACCCTCCAGCTTCGCCAGGTCGCGGACCTTCTTCGGGTAGCGGACCTGCTCCATGTCCGCCTTCATCGCCGCGATCTTCCCGCCCGCCCGCAGCGCCTCGTCCGCCCTGTCCAGGTATTCGGGGCGGGGGATCCGTTTGCCCCCTTCGACCTTGCGGACCAGGTCCTCGCCGTAGCCGATCTCCGTGCCGAAGTCGCCGGCGCGGATGCCCGCCTCCTCGCGCCACGCCTTGAGCTGGCGGCCGAGCGCGGCCAGGACCGCGACCCCCTGCTCGTCGTCGGGATCGACGTCCCAGCCGGCGTCTTCCGTACCGTCGTTGTCCACGCTCATGCGTGCCCCACCTTCAACGCACCGATTTCCTCAGCGCTCTGTTCCCGAGGCCCGGACGGGACAGGCGCGACAGCACCGGACAACGACCGGACAGAAGCCGGACGCTCGGGCGGTTCCACTGTTCACGGTACGCAGGCACCACCACGCTCGGTGACATGAATACGCACATCCGTGACTCCGCGCTCCAGTTCACCGCTCGGCTCGCCGCCACGCCCCTCGGCGCGCGCCAGGCCCGGCGGCTCGCCGTCGAGACGCTCACCGGGTGGGGGCTGACCTCCGAGGGGCCCGCGCTCATCGTGGCCGAGCTGGCTGCCAACGCGGTCACCCACGGCCGGGTGCCCGGTCGGGACTTCCGGATCGGGCTCGCCCTCGTCGGCGGGGTGCTGCGGATCGAGGTGATGGATACGCGGGGTGACCGGGTCCCGGGAATCCGGGACGCGGGTGGGTGCGCGGAGGGCGGGCGGGGGCTGGTGCTGGTCGATGCGATCGCGGACCGGTGGGGCGTGGAACTCGGGCTGCCACCGCTCAAGGTGGTCTGGGCGGAGGTGGGGATGGGGATGGCGCGAGGGCCTGCGCAGGTGGCCCTGGGGTGAGGTGTTCGAGCCGGATAGGCTGCCCCGAAATCAGGGACGGGGGAGTCGTGGTGGATCGACGGAAGTGGATCGTGGCGGCGGCGGGCATGGCGGTTCTGCCCATCTGGTGGGTCATGCGCCAGGGGGCCGACGCGAGTGAGGGCCCGTCCGAGGCCGAGGTGGAATGGCGTACGGATACCGCACCGTTGGAGCAGGCGTTCCCGCTGCTCGGCCCGCTCACGAATGCCCAGTGGGTGAGCAGCCGGGACGATGACAGGACCCTGCCGTCCCCGGAGTTGGTGATCTCGGGCTTCTGCCGGCTGGGGCCGGGCAAGCTGGCCGAGCTGACGGCGGCCCACGCCTTCGTTTCCGAGGGGCCGGCCGATGACTTCTCCTCGTGGTTCGAGAGGCCGCTCGTGGGCGAGGGACCGAAGGATCCGCAGTGGATCCGGTTGCAGGAGCTCGACCGCGACGGCAGCGGCTACACCACCAACCTGTGGTTCGACCGCGGCGGCGACACCGTCCGCTTCTGGGCGCTCAACCCGTACGGCTGAGGAACCGGGTCGCGGCGAGCCGGGATCCGGTCAGGCCGGACACAACCCCTTGGAAAGACCAGGTGAAACCAACCAAACCCACCCCTCCGGCTCCCCGTCGCGGCGCCGTCACTCGCATGGGTGAACTGTGCCAACTCGGCTGGATTTTGGGAGGGTTGCCGGGCATATGCTCGCCCCACACAACCTCAGACATGAGACGACCCCCGCCGGGACTGCAATCCCGAACGAGGGTCTGACCAAAGTAGGAAGCTACTACCTTCCCCATGGCTCTTCGGCAGCTTAGCGCGCCTTCGCGCCCATCGTCCCGTGTTCCCACCGGGACCCCCCGATCAGGTGTCGCCCATGTCAACGTCGGGCACGCCGACCGCTTCACGGTGATCGGCAACCACCTCCTCCAGCACCACTCGCTCTCACTGGTCGCGATCGGCCTCGCCGGCTACATCCAGTCGCTGCCCTCCGGAGCCCGGATCGGCATCAAGAGGCTGACGGAGCGGTTCCGGGAGGGGGAGGTCAAGATCTCCGGCGCCCTGCGGGAGTTGGAGGAGTACGGGTACCTGGAGCGCAGCCGGGTCCGGCTGGCGAGTGGTCAGGTGGTCACCCGGACGGTGTCCTACAACCACCCGGCTGCGAAGTGCGGTGCGGGCGGCCGCCCGTCGGGACCGGTGGGGGAAGTGCCGCCCGGACCCGTACAGCCGCCCGGACCGCTCCCGAAGACCGCGCCCGATCCGGAGCCCGATCCGGATCCTGGGCCGGATCCTGGGCCGGGTCCTGGGCCGGAGCCCGAGCCGGAGCCGGAGCCGGAGCCGGAGCCGGAGCCCGAGCCGGACCGCGAGCCC is a window from the Streptomyces sp. NBC_01244 genome containing:
- a CDS encoding helix-turn-helix domain-containing protein produces the protein MSVDNDGTEDAGWDVDPDDEQGVAVLAALGRQLKAWREEAGIRAGDFGTEIGYGEDLVRKVEGGKRIPRPEYLDRADEALRAGGKIAAMKADMEQVRYPKKVRDLAKLEGRAVEISTYNNHNVHGLLQTPEYTRALFRTWRPVYTPDETERMLAARMARQSIFDRSPAPTLSFVQEAVTLARPIGGTMVLRRQLERVLEVAQLPNVEFQVMPTDVEEHAGMAGRIQVLKFEDGTAVGRSDGAFYGRPVSDPKQLRILELRYGIIRAQALTPRKSLAFVEELLGET
- a CDS encoding ATP-binding protein — translated: MNTHIRDSALQFTARLAATPLGARQARRLAVETLTGWGLTSEGPALIVAELAANAVTHGRVPGRDFRIGLALVGGVLRIEVMDTRGDRVPGIRDAGGCAEGGRGLVLVDAIADRWGVELGLPPLKVVWAEVGMGMARGPAQVALG
- a CDS encoding helix-turn-helix domain-containing protein — protein: MIGNHLLQHHSLSLVAIGLAGYIQSLPSGARIGIKRLTERFREGEVKISGALRELEEYGYLERSRVRLASGQVVTRTVSYNHPAAKCGAGGRPSGPVGEVPPGPVQPPGPLPKTAPDPEPDPDPGPDPGPGPGPEPEPEPEPEPEPEPEPDREPAAGPGPGPLSQPGSAPDPVQPPEAAVLLARLRGDDPRLLLADRDVRRLTPLVAQWLERGADPVAVRLMLASGLPDDLRHPAGILEHRLKAWIPPHLPAAAPVRPVERPDPMQNCDGCDRGFRAPRPGTRCRDCPPAP